One Anolis carolinensis isolate JA03-04 chromosome 4, rAnoCar3.1.pri, whole genome shotgun sequence DNA window includes the following coding sequences:
- the lrif1 gene encoding ligand-dependent nuclear receptor-interacting factor 1 isoform X4, with translation MALRAALAAEGKAEGERRPGDASPRIIGHVYHVVSAAGLDGKNLRKFHPVSRTLRNDVPLHQSSVVTDMNRNVSRPGHSNLQDLFANTATSSFVKDTERKKAASGRLILPKLFGQVEMIDASVIKENPTTPITSNIIKDNPTTPTIYSLQSNYCPTDISPLSNEPVMIGSETSNTSYVLMNANRLPLAPKSQVLPSKHPFQIPACEEVKSVPASLLLPSIQQNTLVTSISNTSEACEVKKARTVIYVSPVNTVKTAAFKPLQNAGPKPTTKVPESLPLTVPQITVSGHALLGEAFDSKEKEESPIKWVVQGSPQSSASSCLVPEMSPDNMASQILKTLANIKTTDTNSACIVPAISNNPSVSQAEFTMKDDPVVMFNKKMYLLTKKESSVTVENKHSKVILPSDKIHLGKHQSHLTASPAEKTITNQVVELVLAKHKVVAACNPKDPKICEIIQLPLPSELNKSLKVAYTCSASPHRNLKINNTSQHEATPVLGSMPLQMTVDQKPVPRKNTSQNLTQNIISQRPAASTLFPSTMPGAFNEEEEK, from the exons ATGGCGCTGAGAGCGGCTCTGGCAGCGGAGGGGAAGGCGGAAGGGGAAAGGAGGCCCGGCGACGCCTCGCCTCG TATTATAGGTCATGTATATCATGTAGTTTCAGCAGCTGGATTGGATGGAAAGAACCTCCGGAAGTTTCATCCAGTTTCTAGAACTCTAAGAAATGATGTACCCTTGCATCAGTCTTCGGTTGTAACTGATATGAACAGAAATGTTTCAAGGCCTGGTCATAGTAATTTACAGGATCTGTTTGCAAATACTGCTACATCTTCATTTGTTAAAGATACTGAGCGTAAAAAGGCTGCGTCTGGAAGATTAATTCTACCAAAGCTGTTTGGTCAAGTGGAAATGATTGATGCCTCTGTTATAAAGGAGAATCCAACTACACCGATAACTTCTAACATTATAAAAGATAATCCAACCACTCCTACCATTTATAGCCTTCAGAGTAATTACTGTCCTACTGATATATCACCTTTATCAAATGAACCTGTCATGATTGGCTCAGAAACAAGCAATACCAGCTATGTACTTATGAATGCAAACAGACTTCCTCTTGCTCCAAAGTCTCAAGTACTTCCTTCTAAACATCCTTTTCAAATACCAGCTTGTGAAGAAGTTAAATCTGTTCCAGCTTCGTTATTGCTACCTTCGATTCAACAAAATACTTTGGTTACATCAATCTCAAATACTTCTGAGGCTTGTGAAGTCAAGAAAGCACGTACAGTTATTTATGTGTCACCAGTAAATACAGTGAAAACAGCTGCTTTTAAGCCATTGCAAAATGCCGGCCCAAAACCTACAACAAAAGTACCAGAATCTTTACCATTAACAGTGCCACAGATAACAGTCAGTGGCCATGCCCTACTTGGGGAAGCATTTGATAGTAAGGAGAAGGAAGAATCTCCTATAAAATGGGTTGTCCAAGGAAGCCCTCAGTCCTCAGCTTcttcttgccttgttcctgaaatGTCACCAGATAACATGGCATCACAGATTTTAAAGACATTGGCTAATATAAAGACCACAGACACCAATTCTGCCTGTATTGTGCCTGCCATTTCTAACAACCCGAGTGTAAGTCAAGCAGAATTTACTATGAAGGATGACCCGGTGGTGATGTTCAATAAAAAGATGTATTTACTTACCAAAAAAGAGTCCAGTGTTACAGTAGAAAATAAACACAGCAAGGTGATATTGCCCAGTGATAAGATACACCTTGGAAAACACCAGTCACATTTAACTGCTTCTCCTGCAGAGAAGACAATAACTAATCAAGTTGTCGAACTAGTGTTGGCAAAGCACAAAGTTGTTGCAGCATGTAATCCAAAAGACCCCAAAATCTGTGAGATTATACAACTTCCTCTGCCATCAGAACTGAACAAGAGTTTAAAAGTTGCATACACTTGCTCAGCATCACCACACAGAAATCTGAAAATAAATAACACCAGTCAACACGAAGCAACACCTGTACTTGGAAGCATGCCACTTCAAATGACTGTGGATCAAAAACCAGTCCCAAGAAAAAATACAAGCCAAAACCTCACACAGAACATTATTTCTCAAAGACCAGCTGCTTCTACTTTATTTCCATCAACAATGCCTGGTGCTTTTaacgaggaagaagaaaag TAA